The following proteins are encoded in a genomic region of Paraburkholderia sp. BL23I1N1:
- the hemH gene encoding ferrochelatase, which yields MRFDLERPSQNATSHRVAVLLINLGTPDAPTPRAVRRYLAQFLSDPRVVEIPALLWQVMLQVLILPFRSRASAKKYAAVWMPEGSPLRVFTAKQVEGLRHLLQLNDYTVLVDYAMRYGTPGIPAMLNQLKLAGAERVLLVPMYPQYSSSTTATAFDDAFSALRRMRNQPEIRTVRQYADHPAYIAALAAQVHHYWHQHGRPDFAAGDKLVLSFHGVPKRTMDLGDPYHEQCQQTGALLMQALGLTQVECRMTFQSRFGKAEWLQPYTAPTLKELGSAGVRRADVFCPGFTADCLETIEEIGMEVRDEFLHAGGKEFHRIPCVNASQPWIAALGEIVAQNLQGWPVQAVPVPYTTGA from the coding sequence ATGCGCTTCGACCTCGAGCGGCCTTCACAGAACGCCACGTCACACCGTGTCGCCGTGCTGCTGATCAATCTCGGCACGCCCGACGCGCCGACGCCGCGCGCGGTCCGTCGCTATCTTGCGCAGTTCTTGTCCGATCCCCGCGTGGTCGAAATTCCGGCGCTGCTCTGGCAGGTGATGCTGCAGGTGCTGATTTTGCCGTTCCGCAGCCGTGCGTCGGCGAAGAAATACGCGGCTGTGTGGATGCCGGAAGGCTCGCCGCTGCGAGTCTTCACGGCGAAGCAGGTAGAAGGTTTGCGCCATCTGCTGCAATTGAACGACTATACGGTGCTGGTTGACTATGCCATGCGCTATGGCACGCCCGGCATTCCGGCCATGCTGAACCAGCTCAAGCTGGCGGGCGCCGAGCGGGTGTTGCTGGTGCCCATGTATCCGCAATACTCGTCGTCGACCACGGCCACGGCCTTCGACGACGCCTTTTCGGCTCTCCGGCGCATGCGCAATCAGCCGGAAATCCGCACAGTGCGGCAGTACGCCGATCATCCGGCGTATATCGCCGCGCTTGCCGCTCAGGTGCATCACTACTGGCATCAGCACGGCCGGCCGGATTTCGCGGCAGGGGACAAGCTGGTGCTGAGTTTTCACGGCGTACCCAAGCGCACGATGGATCTCGGCGATCCGTACCACGAGCAATGTCAGCAGACCGGCGCATTGTTGATGCAGGCGCTGGGATTGACGCAGGTGGAATGCCGCATGACGTTTCAGTCCCGGTTCGGCAAGGCCGAATGGCTGCAGCCATACACCGCCCCCACGCTGAAGGAATTGGGCTCGGCGGGCGTGCGGCGTGCCGACGTGTTCTGTCCGGGCTTTACCGCCGATTGCCTTGAAACGATTGAAGAAATTGGCATGGAAGTCCGCGACGAGTTCCTGCATGCGGGTGGCAAAGAGTTTCATCGGATTCCCTGCGTGAACGCCTCGCAGCCGTGGATCGCCGCGCTGGGCGAAATCGTCGCTCAGAATCTGCAGGGCTGGCCCGTGCAGGCGGTGCCGGTGCCGTACACGACTGGGGCGTAA
- a CDS encoding RNA-binding S4 domain-containing protein gives MNYRISTEPGAKLRIDKWLWAARFFKTRSLAADAVDKGHVRIGGASVKPAKDVRVGDLVEIEIERIVWQVAVLGVCDVRGPASVAQTLYAETEESRVKRQVEQERRKTYREPAAALHGRPTKRDRRTIDKLSGGD, from the coding sequence ATGAATTACAGGATTTCTACCGAACCGGGCGCGAAGCTGCGCATCGACAAATGGCTTTGGGCGGCGCGCTTCTTCAAGACCCGCTCGCTCGCGGCGGATGCCGTCGACAAAGGACATGTGCGGATCGGCGGCGCCAGCGTCAAGCCGGCGAAAGACGTACGCGTCGGCGACCTGGTCGAGATCGAGATCGAGCGGATTGTGTGGCAGGTGGCGGTACTGGGCGTGTGCGACGTGCGTGGCCCAGCCAGCGTGGCGCAGACGCTTTACGCGGAAACCGAAGAGAGCAGGGTGAAGCGGCAGGTCGAACAGGAGCGGCGCAAGACGTACCGCGAGCCGGCCGCCGCTTTACACGGCAGGCCGACCAAGCGCGACCGGCGCACTATCGACAAACTTTCAGGTGGGGATTGA
- the grpE gene encoding nucleotide exchange factor GrpE, whose amino-acid sequence MENTQENPTSQNPTPADETARQAAEAAAPQQEAAANAAPEAPASGAETALAEAEAKIADLQESFLRAKAETENVRRRAQEDVAKAHKFAIESFAEHLLPVVDSLEAAVAHSSDDLQKVREGVELTLRQLSGALEKGRVVALNPVGEKFDPHRHQAISMVPADQEPNTVVAVLQKGFVIADRVLRPALVTVAAPK is encoded by the coding sequence ATGGAAAACACGCAAGAGAACCCGACGAGCCAGAATCCCACGCCCGCCGACGAAACCGCGCGCCAGGCCGCCGAGGCCGCGGCGCCCCAGCAGGAAGCGGCGGCAAACGCTGCTCCTGAAGCACCGGCAAGCGGTGCTGAAACTGCATTGGCCGAAGCGGAGGCGAAGATCGCCGACCTGCAGGAGAGCTTCCTGCGGGCGAAGGCTGAGACTGAGAACGTGCGCCGCCGCGCCCAGGAAGATGTCGCCAAGGCCCACAAATTCGCGATCGAAAGCTTCGCTGAGCATTTGCTGCCGGTGGTCGACAGCCTCGAAGCGGCCGTTGCCCACTCGTCCGACGACCTGCAAAAGGTTCGTGAAGGCGTCGAACTCACGCTGCGCCAGCTCTCCGGCGCGCTGGAGAAGGGCCGCGTCGTTGCGCTGAACCCGGTCGGCGAGAAGTTCGATCCGCACCGTCACCAGGCTATTTCGATGGTGCCGGCCGACCAGGAGCCGAACACCGTTGTCGCCGTGCTGCAAAAAGGCTTCGTGATCGCCGACCGCGTGCTGCGTCCGGCCCTCGTGACCGTCGCGGCGCCGAAGTAA